The genomic window TTCGGCAATGGTGTGCAGCATGGTGGCCAGCTTGCCCGCATCGGCGATGTTCTCGTCGCGCATGTAGTCGGCCATGCGGCGCATCCAGTTGAGATTCGCTCCGGCGCAGAAGGCAGGGCCATTGGCGCCGAGCACGATGGCCTTGACCTGCGGCTGGGCGCCGGCTTCGGTGAAGGCCTGCGTCAGTTCGGCGATGACGATGTCGTCGAAGGCGTTGCGTGCGTCGGGCTGGTCTAGCCAGATGCGTGCGACTGCGTCCTGGACTGCCAGTTTCAGTTTAGTGAAGGTCATGTCATTCGTCCGTAGTGCTGATGCGTGGTTCGCAGTGCTTTCGGGGCGTGTGCAAAGGCCACCGGGCACTCCCCTCCGCGAATGTCCCCCGGGGCTGCGCCCCTCCTCCTTTATTTCGCTGCGCGGAGCACCCGATGCCCTGTGCACCGGGGCACGCTGCTGGTGTACAGCCGATCAACGACCGCCGTTCATCACGCACACGTCGATGGGGTGCCTTGCGCAGCGAAATAAAGGAGGAGGCCGCAGGCCGGGGGACATTCGCGGAGAAAGGTACCCCGTCGGCGGGGGCGCGCCCTGAAAGGCAACGCCCACATCGACCCGAAGCGCAAGAAAGCTGTGCCATGACTACATCCGGAAAATGCCGAACTTCGGCTCCGGAATCGGAGCATTGCGCGCAGCAGCAAGCCCCAGCGCCAGCACCCGCCGCGTATCCGCCGGATCGATGATTCCGTCGTCCCACAGCCGCGCTGTTGCGTAATACGGGTGGCCCTGGTCTTCGTACTGCTGGCGAATCGGCGCCTTGAAGGCTTCTTCCTCTTCCTTGCTCCAGCTGCCGCCCTTCAACTCGATGCCGTCGCGCTTCACCGTGGCCAGCACGCTCGCGGCCTGCTCGCCGCCCATCACGCTGATGCGCGCGTTGGGCCACATCCAGAGAAAGCGCGGGCTGTAGGCGCGGCCGCACATGCCGTAGTTGCCGGCGCCGAAGCTGCCGCCGATGATGATGGTGAACTTGGGCACGTTGGCCGTGGCCACTGCCGTCACCATCTTGGCGCCATGGCGCGCTATGCCTTCGTTCTCGTATTTGCGCCCCACCATGAAGCCCGTGATGTTCTGCAAAAACACCAGCGGAATCTTGCGCTGGCAGCACAGCTCGATGAAGTGCGCGCCCTTTTGCGCCGACTCGCTGAACAGAATGCCGTTGTTGGCGACGATGCCGACAGGCATGCCCTCGATCTCGGCAAACCCGCACACCAGCGTGGCGCCGAAGCGGGCCTTGAACTCGTGGAACTCGCTGCCGTCCACGATGCGCGCGATGATCTCGCGCACGTCGAAGGGCTTGCGGGTATCGGTGGGAATCACGCCGTAGAGCTCTTCGCGCGGAAATGCGGGTTCGCGTACGGCGGCCTTCTCGTCGCCTTCAGTGGCCGTTTTCGCGTTGAGGTTGGCCACCGCCGAGCGCGCAAGCGCCAGCGCGTGCAGGTCGTTCTGCGCCAGGTGGTCGA from Variovorax paradoxus includes these protein-coding regions:
- a CDS encoding carboxyl transferase domain-containing protein, which codes for MSKLETKLNARSADFQANAAAMRALVDDLHKQFAKVEQGGGEAARAKHTARGKLLPRDRVAELLDPGTPFLEIAPLAAHAMYLDAKGTESAPGAGLIAGIGRVNGVDCMIVCNDATVKGGTYYPMTVKKHLRAQEIAEQNRLPCIYLVDSGGANLPNQDEVFPDRDHFGRIFYNQANMSAQGIPQIAVVMGSCTAGGAYVPAMSDESIIVKNQGTIFLGGPPLVKAATGEVVTAEDLGGGDVHTRLSGVVDHLAQNDLHALALARSAVANLNAKTATEGDEKAAVREPAFPREELYGVIPTDTRKPFDVREIIARIVDGSEFHEFKARFGATLVCGFAEIEGMPVGIVANNGILFSESAQKGAHFIELCCQRKIPLVFLQNITGFMVGRKYENEGIARHGAKMVTAVATANVPKFTIIIGGSFGAGNYGMCGRAYSPRFLWMWPNARISVMGGEQAASVLATVKRDGIELKGGSWSKEEEEAFKAPIRQQYEDQGHPYYATARLWDDGIIDPADTRRVLALGLAAARNAPIPEPKFGIFRM